The following coding sequences lie in one Maylandia zebra isolate NMK-2024a linkage group LG14, Mzebra_GT3a, whole genome shotgun sequence genomic window:
- the serp1 gene encoding stress-associated endoplasmic reticulum protein 1, with the protein MVAKQRIRMANEKHSKNITQRGNVAKTTRSLTDDKGVGPWLLALFIFVVCGSAIFQIIQSIRMGM; encoded by the exons ATGGTGGCCAAACAGAGGATCCGCATGGCGAACGAGAAACACAGCAAGAACATCACGCAGAGAGGAAACGTGGCCAAGACCACG aggaGCCTGACTGATGACAAAGGTGTGGGGCCGTGGCTGCTCGCCCTCTTCATCTTCGTCGTCTGTGGATCAG CCATCTTCCAGATCATCCAGAGCATCAGGATGGGCATGTAG